In Aedes albopictus strain Foshan chromosome 3, AalbF5, whole genome shotgun sequence, the genomic window ACTGGAGCACCGGCACCAACGCGCTCTGCATAATTACCCTTCCTAAGCAGACGGTGAATACGACCGACTGGGAATTGCAATCCAGCGCGATTCGAGCGGGACTTTGCCTTTCCCTTAACTTTTCCTCCTTTGCCACGGCCAGACATTTTGATAGAGATGTATAGAGTGGGTGCTAACGATACGAATGTACGAAACAGTACTGATGGGAAATGACGTTCCCCGTTTATTTTATACATTCGTTATGGTACACGACTCCAATACAAGGATGGGCAAATGAACAGTAGCTATACGTAGTGTAGAAAAGGGGCTGAGCGTCCGTTGCtattctaggggtataaaagagcAGGCAATCGCCTGGGTAGAATCATTCGTTTCTCGATTCCAGAGTATACAGTCGTTTGAAAATGGCACCGAAGACCAGTGGAAAGGCCGCCAAGAAGTCCGGCAAGGCTCAGAAGAGCGTTGTCAAGGgagacaagaagaagaagaagcaacgcAGGAAGGAAAGCTACGCCATCTATATCTACAAGGTGCTAAAGCAGGTCCACCCTGATACCGGTGTTTCGTCGAAGGCCATGAGCATTATGAACAGCTTCGTCAACGACATCTTCGAACGGATCGCTGCTGAGGCATCCCGTCTGGCTCACTATAACAAGCGCTCGACTATCACATCCCGCGAAATCCAGACCGCTGTGCGTCTGTTGTTGCCAGGAGAATTGGCCAAGCACGCCGTCTCGGAGGGTACTAAGGCTGTAACCAAGTACACCAGCTCTAAGTAGAAACTTTGCTCCGAAGAAACACATCTGACAAAAACGGCCCTTCTCAG contains:
- the LOC115264618 gene encoding histone H2B-like, yielding MAPKTSGKAAKKSGKAQKSVVKGDKKKKKQRRKESYAIYIYKVLKQVHPDTGVSSKAMSIMNSFVNDIFERIAAEASRLAHYNKRSTITSREIQTAVRLLLPGELAKHAVSEGTKAVTKYTSSK